A DNA window from Pleuronectes platessa chromosome 19, fPlePla1.1, whole genome shotgun sequence contains the following coding sequences:
- the LOC128425250 gene encoding low-density lipoprotein receptor-related protein 2: MNGARTHTHCSLLILLLTCDTHRTNGCSDSNGGCAHLCLAFPGGRTCKCGEDFYSVGATSCARLHNCPDGERSCFDGTKCISSSRFCDGRVDCQDQSDELDCPNTDNFGSRAGDDRPHDSNSPHPNIPKHENALEFKDCDPQRCHGQGHCVAEGEAARCQCSAGYSGEFCQETEGGYHHGGVILGVFSLVALLMAAAFVFAKRRAWASIRSRSIEKETLLANMGLPSENYDSESEELESPVDTKNPAFMLKTLKPK; encoded by the exons ATGAATGGAGctcgaacacacactcactgttcCCTCCTGATTCTTCTTCTgacctgtgacacacaca gaaCAAATGGCTGCTCCGACAGTAACGGCGGGTGTGCCCATCTGTGTCTGGCCTTTCCTGGAGGTCGCACGTGTAAATGTGGCGAAGACTTCTACAGCGTCGGCGCCACTTCCTGCGCCCGCCTCCACAACTGCCCGGACGGAGAGCGGTCCTGCTTTGATGGAACCAAGtgtatcagcagcagcaggttctgTGACGGACGCGTGGACTGTCAGGACCAGTCTGACGAACTGGACT gtccaaacACAGACAATTTCGGGAGCAGAGCCGGTGATGACCGTCCTCATGACTCTAACTCTCCTCACCCGAACATCCCAAAACACGAGAACGCTCTGGAGTTTAAAGACTGTGATCCCCAGCGCTGCCACGGTCAAGGTCACTGCGTCGCTGAGGGTGAAGCCGCTCGCTGCCAGTGCTCGGCCGGGTACAGCGGAGAGTTTTGCCAGGAGACGGAAGGTGGATACCATCACGGGGGGGTCATCCTCGGCGTTTTCAGCCTCGTGGCCTTGTTGATGGCGGCTGCTTTTGTCTTTGCAAAAAG GAGAGCCTGGGCGTCCATCAGGAGCAGATCCATTGAGAAGGAAACTCTGTTGGCCAACATGGGTCTGCCGTCTGAAAACTACGATTCTGAATCTGAG gaGCTGGAATCCCCAGTCGACACCAAGAACCCAGCGTTTATGTTAAAGACACTCAAACCTAAATAA
- the LOC128425249 gene encoding nodal homolog 2-A-like produces the protein MRAPAVDFSFALFLLLVDLVVAQPDARFRAAGSRRTVLRRQSTRLPLYMMQLYRTMLTDDRHAGIPAAGIVSRAEDNLVLHDSDAVVSLVAKSCHQIGKRWSVTFDLSSITASDEVQLAELRIRLPDFVESSRASVDIYHCSERNCPESRQLVGHLRAHPSSMVSSSSWKLFNMTEMLRRWLQGERSAPRVEDEVGEEEGVQHPPADRVMMAVFSRQNNNSLRMPTLIRTAEHSKYVSLEREQVAVSSGMSSLRAKRHHHTQQQRRRLPRAAHAHKSTVDEKEKGPLCRRVDMMVDFQKIGWSEWIVYPKRYNAYRCEGRCPTPVDETFTSTNHAYIQSLLKLHHPDKVACLSCAPTRLAPLSMLYYENGKMIMRHHENMLVEECGCH, from the exons ATGAGGGCTCCCGCTGTGGATTTCTCTTTTGcgctttttctcctcctggtgGATTTGGTGGTGGCTCAGCCCGACGCTCGGTTCCGGGCCGCGGGCTCCAGACGCACGGTGCTGCGGCGGCAGAGCACCAGGCTGCCCCTCTACATGATGCAGCTCTACCGGACCATGCTGACCGACGACCGGCACGCAGGGATACCGGCAGCCGGCATCGTGAGCAGGGCGGAGGACAACCTCGTTCTGCACGACTCCGACGCGGTGGTCAGCCTTGTCGCTAAAA GTTGTCATCAGATTGGCAAGAGGTGGTCCGTCACCTTCGACCTTTCCTCCATTACTGCAAGTGACGAGGTCCAGCTGGCCGAGCTCCGCATCCGCCTGCCGGACTTCGTGGAGTCTTCCCGAGCCTCAGTGGACATCTACCACTGCTCTGAGAGGAACTGCCCGGAGAGCAGGCAGCTCGTGGGACACCTCCGAGCTCATCCCAGCTCCatggtctcctcttcctcctggaaGCTGTTCAACATGACAGAGATGCTCCGCCGCTGGCTGCAGGGGGAGCGCTCTGCACCGAGGGTGGAGGACgaggtgggagaggaggagggcgtcCAGCATCCTCCAGCTGACCGGGTCATGATGGCGGTCTTCTCCAGGCAGAACAACAACAGCCTGCGCATGCCGACGCTCATCCGCACGGCAGAGCACTCCAAGTACGTCAGCCTGGAGAGGGAGCAAGTGGCCGTCAGCTCTGGGATGAGCAGCCTCAGGGCCAAGAGGCACCATCACACCCAGCAGCAGAGACGTAGACTACCCAGGGCCGCCCATGCTCACAAGTCCACCGTGGACGAGAAGGAGAAGGGTCCTCTCTGCAGGAGGGTGGACATGATGGTGGACTTTCAGAAGATCGGCTGGAGCGAGTGGATCGTTTATCCAAAACGCTACAACGCTTATCGCTGTGAGGGCCGCTGTCCTACTCCAGTAGACGAGACCTTCACCTCAACCAACCATGCATACATCCAG AGCCTCCTGAAGCTTCACCACCCAGACAAGGTGGCGTGTCTGTCGTGTGCGCCGACCCGCCTGGCGCCGCTCTCCATGCTCTACTACGAGAACGGGAAGATGATCATGAGGCATCACGAGAACATGTTGGTGGAGGAGTGCGGCTGCCACTGA
- the LOC128424937 gene encoding eukaryotic translation initiation factor 4E-binding protein 1 produces the protein MSAGGRTTTSRDIPAVRRVAIHDAANMPLDYSTTPGGTLFSTTPGGTRIIYDRKFLLQCRTSPLTRTPPKMPDIPGVTSPLKLNNSPDTKPPKPTPKSNTDQSLHAEDSAGEDDQFEMDI, from the exons ATGTCAGCGGGAGGACGCACCACCACGAGCCGGGACATCCCCGCGGTCCGGCGGGTCGCGATCCACGATGCTGCCAACATGCCGCTGGACTACTCCACGACCCCCGGGGGGACCCTGTTCAGCACCACGCCCGGAG gcacCAGAATCATCTACGACAGGAAGTTCCTCCTGCAGTGTCGGACGTCTCCTCTGACCCGGACGCCTCCCAAGATGCCCGACATCCCCGGCGTCACCAGTCCGCTCAAACTCAACAACTCCCCCGACACGAAGCCGCCCAAACCGACACCGAAGAGCAACACTGACCAAAGCCTGCACGCAGAGGACAGCGCAG gAGAAGATGACCAGTTTGAAATGGACAtctga